In Pantoea cypripedii, the following proteins share a genomic window:
- the rhaB gene encoding rhamnulokinase: MSMRNIVAIDLGASSGRVMLAQWTPASQRITLREVRRFTNQRVRRAGYDCWDLDHLEQEIRCGLQQLDEEGIVPDSIGIDTWGVDLVLLDADGQRVGEAVSYRDARTDGQMAQAISDLGKPAIYQRTGIQFLPFNTLYQLRALHLQQPDWQAQVAHALMIPDYLHYQLTGNMNWEYTNATTTQLLNITSGEWDADLLAWAGVDASWFGKPSAPGNTVGFWSSPRGHRIPVMAVATHDTASAVLATPLMQEDAAYLSSGTWSLMGIESLQPCLSRAALDANFTNEGGAEGYRVLKNIMGLWLLQRVCSELQISDLCGLIQQAADEPACRALINPNASRFINPASMVQEIQNACAEQHMPVPQSPAALARTIFDSLALLYRQVICELGQLRSAPLRQLHVVGGGCQNPLLNQLCADACQLPVFAGPVEASTLGNVGCQLIALGELRDVADLRRCISQNFPLEKFEPLNNSAFRASQARFAALSQPAKELAYDKAD, translated from the coding sequence ATGAGTATGCGTAACATTGTTGCCATTGATTTAGGCGCATCCAGCGGGCGCGTCATGCTCGCACAATGGACTCCCGCGTCTCAGCGCATCACCCTGCGGGAAGTGCGCCGTTTTACTAATCAGCGCGTGCGCCGTGCCGGTTACGACTGCTGGGATCTGGACCATCTGGAGCAGGAGATACGTTGCGGGCTGCAACAGCTGGATGAAGAAGGTATCGTGCCGGACAGCATCGGTATCGATACCTGGGGTGTTGACCTGGTGCTGCTGGATGCCGATGGGCAGCGGGTCGGTGAGGCAGTGAGCTATCGCGACGCCCGCACCGACGGCCAGATGGCGCAGGCGATCAGCGATCTTGGCAAACCGGCCATTTATCAGCGCACCGGCATTCAGTTTCTGCCGTTTAACACCCTTTATCAGCTGCGCGCGCTGCATCTGCAACAGCCAGACTGGCAGGCGCAGGTGGCACATGCGTTGATGATTCCGGACTATCTGCATTATCAATTGACCGGCAACATGAACTGGGAATACACCAACGCCACGACGACCCAATTGCTGAACATCACCAGTGGCGAATGGGACGCGGATTTACTGGCCTGGGCGGGGGTAGATGCCAGCTGGTTTGGCAAACCCTCCGCACCGGGTAACACCGTCGGTTTTTGGTCCAGCCCCCGTGGGCACAGGATTCCGGTGATGGCGGTCGCCACCCACGACACCGCCAGTGCCGTGCTGGCAACGCCTTTAATGCAGGAGGATGCCGCTTACCTTAGCTCTGGCACCTGGTCGCTGATGGGGATTGAGAGCCTGCAACCTTGCCTGAGCCGTGCCGCGCTCGACGCCAATTTCACCAATGAAGGGGGGGCGGAGGGGTATCGGGTATTGAAAAATATCATGGGCCTGTGGCTGTTGCAGCGAGTGTGCAGCGAACTGCAAATCAGCGATCTCTGTGGATTGATTCAGCAGGCGGCGGATGAACCTGCCTGCCGTGCCCTGATCAACCCCAACGCCAGCCGCTTTATCAATCCCGCCAGTATGGTGCAGGAAATTCAGAACGCCTGTGCGGAACAACATATGCCGGTTCCCCAATCGCCTGCCGCGTTGGCCCGCACCATTTTTGACAGCCTGGCCTTGCTGTATCGCCAGGTCATCTGCGAACTCGGCCAGCTACGTTCAGCACCTTTGCGTCAGCTGCATGTGGTTGGCGGGGGTTGCCAGAATCCGTTGCTCAACCAGCTTTGCGCCGATGCCTGCCAGCTGCCGGTGTTTGCCGGACCGGTGGAAGCCTCGACGCTGGGCAATGTCGGCTGCCAGTTGATCGCTCTCGGTGAGCTGCGTGATGTTGCCGATCTGCGTCGCTGTATCAGCCAGAACTTCCCGTTAGAAAAATTCGAACCGCTTAACAACAGCGCGTTTCGTGCCAGCCAGGCACGTTTTGCCGCGCTGAGCCAACCCGCTAAGGAACTTGCTT
- the rhaS gene encoding HTH-type transcriptional activator RhaS: MTVLHSADFFPAGDYAIAIEPRVPQQAFPEHHHDFHEIVLVEQGSGIHVFNGQPQALCAGCVCFVRDHDRHLYEQTDNLCLTNVLYRSPAAFRFLSGLQALLPREEDGNYASHWRINHKVMGQALQIVTQMNPPGVWSLEKQARQEQLFLQLLVLLREAGHNDEAQDQEARLHRLLDWLNEHYSEEIGWEALADQFSLSLRTLHRQMKQQTGNTPQRYLNRLRLLQARHLLRHSDLRITDIAFQCGFGDSNHFSTLFRREFGCAPRAERQQML; encoded by the coding sequence ATGACCGTTTTACACAGCGCAGATTTTTTCCCTGCCGGGGATTACGCCATCGCCATCGAGCCACGCGTACCGCAGCAGGCGTTTCCTGAACATCACCATGATTTCCACGAAATTGTGCTGGTAGAACAGGGTTCCGGCATTCATGTGTTCAATGGTCAGCCGCAGGCGCTGTGCGCCGGTTGTGTGTGTTTCGTCCGCGATCACGATCGCCACCTTTATGAGCAAACCGACAATCTGTGTCTGACCAACGTGTTGTATCGCAGTCCGGCAGCCTTCCGTTTTCTCTCTGGTCTGCAAGCCCTGCTGCCGCGCGAGGAGGATGGCAATTACGCGTCTCACTGGCGAATTAACCACAAGGTGATGGGCCAGGCCTTGCAGATTGTTACGCAGATGAATCCGCCAGGTGTCTGGTCACTGGAGAAGCAGGCGCGTCAGGAACAGTTATTCCTGCAACTGCTGGTGTTGTTGCGCGAGGCGGGTCACAACGATGAAGCCCAGGATCAGGAAGCCCGATTGCATCGGTTGCTTGACTGGCTGAATGAGCACTACAGTGAAGAAATTGGCTGGGAGGCACTGGCTGACCAATTCTCACTGTCGCTGCGCACGCTGCATCGTCAGATGAAGCAGCAAACCGGGAATACGCCGCAACGCTACCTGAACCGGTTGCGCTTGCTTCAGGCACGCCATCTGTTACGGCACAGCGATTTGCGCATTACGGATATCGCCTTTCAGTGTGGATTTGGTGACAGCAACCATTTCTCCACCTTGTTCCGGCGGGAATTTGGCTGTGCGCCCAGAGCGGAGCGCCAGCAGATGTTGTGA